The sequence TTCTTTATTTCAATACCGATACTATTTCTCCCCAAGTCCCTAGCAACCTTCATAGTAGTACCACTACCAACAAAAGGATCTAGTATTGTTTCTCCTATATATGAAAACAATTTAATAGCGCGATATGGCAATTCATAAGGGAATGCT comes from Elusimicrobiota bacterium and encodes:
- a CDS encoding site-specific DNA-methyltransferase; amino-acid sequence: AFPYELPYRAIKLFSYIGETILDPFVGSGTTMKVARDLGRNSIGIEIKKSLVPVIKEKIGISGRQSDLFIDDELEIVYRT